A genomic segment from Bradyrhizobium sp. CB1015 encodes:
- a CDS encoding DUF2147 domain-containing protein — MSKLSIAATALFLASTAAAHAGNSISFQIEGQHIRIETPRNCASLNCVTIVAPGLSDKPIKLNNINLKGLGGSKDDDDDTTPAPAPTTSQPTPAPVQQQPVPQAPAQATAPAAPAATAPAAPATVAAAPSVGFDSSQPAPLAAPAPAPVAAAPAPAPVAAAPAANSPIGVWATEENKGNVRVEPCGANLCGYAEKTNERILINMKPEGSKWSGRIRDPNSGRNYDSTISMKGPNVMRVQGCAFGGMFCGGQTWKRVS, encoded by the coding sequence ATGAGCAAGCTCTCCATCGCCGCCACCGCCCTCTTCCTCGCGTCGACCGCCGCCGCGCATGCCGGCAATTCGATCTCGTTCCAGATCGAGGGCCAGCACATCCGCATCGAGACCCCGCGCAATTGCGCTTCGCTCAATTGCGTGACCATCGTCGCGCCTGGCCTGTCGGATAAGCCGATCAAGCTGAACAACATCAACCTCAAGGGCCTTGGCGGCTCTAAGGACGATGACGACGACACCACGCCGGCTCCGGCGCCCACGACCTCGCAGCCCACGCCGGCTCCCGTGCAGCAGCAGCCCGTGCCGCAGGCGCCGGCGCAAGCAACCGCGCCGGCAGCGCCAGCCGCGACCGCACCGGCTGCCCCAGCGACCGTTGCCGCCGCTCCTTCTGTCGGCTTCGACAGCTCGCAGCCTGCTCCTCTTGCTGCGCCTGCCCCCGCTCCCGTCGCCGCGGCTCCTGCGCCGGCTCCGGTGGCCGCCGCGCCGGCCGCGAACTCGCCGATCGGCGTCTGGGCGACCGAAGAGAACAAGGGCAATGTCCGCGTCGAGCCGTGTGGCGCCAATCTCTGCGGCTATGCCGAGAAGACCAACGAACGCATCCTGATCAACATGAAGCCCGAGGGATCGAAGTGGAGCGGCCGCATCCGCGATCCCAACTCCGGCCGCAATTACGACTCCACGATCTCGATGAAAGGTCCGAACGTGATGCGCGTGCAGGGCTGCGCCTTCGGCGGCATGTTCTGCGGCGGCCAGACCTGGAAGCGCGTGAGCTGA
- a CDS encoding DUF2147 domain-containing protein has translation MQRLATWLATWLATCLGTCLGTSIALLAVAPTAQAGSYTFSIGGHRFHVEAPRNCRSASCVTVASKRSLRPTDDVGAASALQPAPAPVVQAPQPACPAAAVKPPQAAAVVPPPVPPVLAAATSQPVAPPPAPSLEISRMETLSPGPPRIDLERNDQPKTAALEPPRIEPPVIVPSAEINQPTIVGQISDDDRHTPLGEWESAGAKGTVRIERCGPALCGYALSEASSRGESVLVNMKPKKHDVWTGSIYSRSSGNTYYATMTLKSSGKLHVEACALGRFWCSGNDWTRVEAPREEITASSQPSRTRS, from the coding sequence ATGCAGCGGCTTGCGACCTGGCTTGCGACCTGGCTTGCCACCTGTCTTGGCACTTGTCTTGGCACATCGATCGCGCTGCTGGCGGTCGCGCCGACGGCGCAGGCCGGCTCCTACACGTTCTCGATCGGCGGCCACCGGTTCCACGTCGAGGCGCCGCGCAATTGCCGATCCGCGTCCTGTGTCACGGTGGCCTCCAAGCGCAGCCTTCGGCCGACGGACGACGTCGGCGCAGCATCGGCCTTGCAGCCGGCGCCCGCGCCGGTGGTCCAGGCACCTCAGCCGGCTTGTCCGGCGGCAGCGGTCAAGCCGCCACAAGCGGCTGCGGTCGTGCCGCCACCGGTTCCTCCCGTCCTTGCCGCGGCGACGTCGCAGCCCGTTGCACCGCCGCCGGCGCCAAGCTTGGAGATTTCGCGAATGGAGACGCTGAGCCCCGGTCCGCCGCGGATTGATCTGGAGCGCAACGATCAGCCGAAGACCGCTGCGCTCGAACCGCCCCGCATCGAGCCGCCGGTCATCGTGCCCAGCGCCGAGATCAATCAGCCTACAATTGTGGGGCAGATCAGCGATGACGACCGCCATACCCCGCTCGGCGAATGGGAGAGCGCCGGCGCCAAGGGCACGGTCCGCATCGAGCGCTGTGGACCCGCATTGTGCGGCTACGCTCTCAGTGAAGCATCCAGCCGGGGCGAGAGCGTGCTCGTCAACATGAAGCCGAAGAAGCACGATGTCTGGACCGGCAGCATCTACAGCCGCTCCAGCGGCAACACCTATTACGCGACGATGACGCTGAAGAGCTCCGGCAAGCTGCACGTCGAAGCCTGTGCGCTCGGCCGCTTCTGGTGCTCCGGCAATGACTGGACGCGGGTCGAGGCACCGCGGGAGGAGATCACCGCCTCGTCGCAGCCATCGCGCACGCGGTCGTAG
- a CDS encoding extensin family protein, producing MTRGVRLYLVGSIVLVSLAGCGRGFFQAEREPWRAEAEAACLKSGAVKESADIVRIDPISGPGSCGAEFPLKVAAIGEASSTYGFADESLRPPGSIGNQPRWPVQPQSQGYPTSSYPQRPNYPESAVRQPAGYGASSGPMSLNAPGVAAQEDEIDLPPEGTDAAGAARYMNAPSYPARPAPYSQAPAQQPLPRLGPAQGNPVTTVGPVAIKPTATLACPIVSELDRWLADTVQPSAMRWFGVRVAEIKQISAYSCRGMNGNPHSHISEHAFGNALDISAFVLADGRRVTIKDGWRGMPEEQGFLRDVQSGACAHFTTVLAPGSNVYHYDHIHVDLMRRASRRLICQPAAVSGEEVASRAQSRRPYASAREPSVTGSLGARRSTMHKREEDEYADD from the coding sequence ATGACGCGCGGAGTTCGTTTGTATCTCGTCGGCTCCATCGTCCTTGTTTCGCTAGCGGGTTGCGGCCGCGGCTTCTTCCAGGCCGAGCGCGAACCGTGGCGGGCCGAGGCGGAAGCCGCATGCCTGAAATCGGGCGCGGTCAAGGAAAGTGCGGACATCGTCCGCATCGACCCGATCTCCGGACCTGGCAGCTGCGGCGCCGAGTTTCCGCTCAAGGTCGCCGCCATCGGCGAAGCCTCCAGCACCTATGGCTTTGCCGACGAGTCGCTGCGCCCGCCCGGCAGCATCGGCAACCAGCCGCGTTGGCCGGTGCAGCCGCAGAGCCAGGGCTATCCGACATCATCCTATCCGCAGCGCCCGAACTATCCGGAGAGCGCGGTGCGCCAGCCCGCCGGCTATGGTGCATCGTCGGGGCCGATGTCGCTGAACGCACCCGGCGTGGCCGCGCAGGAGGACGAGATCGATCTGCCGCCCGAGGGCACCGATGCCGCGGGTGCGGCGCGCTACATGAACGCACCGAGCTATCCGGCTCGTCCGGCGCCCTACTCGCAGGCGCCCGCACAGCAGCCGCTGCCGCGTCTTGGTCCCGCGCAGGGCAATCCCGTCACGACCGTCGGTCCGGTCGCGATCAAGCCGACCGCGACGCTCGCCTGTCCGATCGTGTCCGAGCTCGACCGCTGGCTCGCCGACACGGTGCAGCCTTCGGCGATGCGCTGGTTCGGCGTGCGCGTCGCCGAGATCAAGCAGATCTCCGCCTATTCCTGCCGCGGCATGAACGGCAATCCGCACTCCCACATCTCCGAGCACGCCTTCGGCAATGCGCTCGACATTTCGGCCTTCGTGCTCGCCGACGGCCGCCGCGTCACCATCAAGGACGGCTGGCGCGGCATGCCGGAAGAGCAGGGATTCCTGCGCGACGTGCAGTCGGGTGCGTGCGCGCATTTCACCACCGTGCTGGCGCCGGGCTCGAACGTCTATCACTACGATCACATCCACGTCGATCTGATGCGCCGCGCCAGCCGCCGCCTGATCTGCCAGCCCGCCGCGGTGTCGGGCGAAGAAGTTGCCTCCCGCGCGCAATCGCGCAGACCCTATGCGAGTGCGCGCGAGCCGTCGGTGACCGGCTCGCTCGGTGCGCGCAGGAGCACGATGCACAAGCGGGAAGAGGACGAGTACGCCGACGATTAG
- a CDS encoding DUF6665 family protein, producing MSRDLRPPVDILHYEIVQEQASALGRMGRALEQSLSRLREFDAAHAASEVPEAMQPARRKLVLEAGHALWMFVVQREASGLRDSRHIMRTYNVPGEVQRCMGLAPSKLA from the coding sequence ATGTCTCGTGATCTTCGCCCGCCGGTCGACATCCTCCACTACGAGATCGTCCAGGAACAGGCCTCGGCGCTTGGACGGATGGGCCGCGCCCTCGAACAGAGCCTCTCGCGTTTGCGCGAGTTCGACGCCGCCCACGCCGCGTCCGAAGTGCCGGAAGCGATGCAACCGGCCAGGCGCAAGCTGGTGCTGGAAGCCGGCCATGCGCTCTGGATGTTCGTGGTGCAACGCGAGGCGTCCGGCTTGCGCGACAGCCGCCACATCATGCGCACCTACAACGTCCCGGGCGAAGTGCAGCGCTGCATGGGATTGGCACCGTCGAAGCTGGCGTAG
- a CDS encoding TetR/AcrR family transcriptional regulator — translation MVVAASEQLRIVQDEDNSKRRQILDGARKVFMDLGFDGASMGEIARAAQVSKGTLYVYFADKCALFEAILEQEALQHGQVVFSFDPDREAESTLKEFGLAYLHLVCRPGGGSAIRTVMAIAERMPDVGRRYYARVLDKSINRLSSYLKARVASGDLAIDDCDLAASQFMELCKASLFLPFVFQAEPAPSEQRMSAVVESATRMFLAAYKAR, via the coding sequence AACAATTGCGCATCGTCCAGGACGAGGACAATTCCAAGCGCCGCCAGATCCTGGACGGTGCCCGCAAGGTGTTCATGGATCTGGGCTTCGACGGCGCCAGCATGGGCGAGATCGCGCGCGCCGCGCAGGTCTCCAAGGGCACACTCTACGTCTACTTCGCCGACAAATGCGCGCTGTTCGAAGCCATCCTCGAGCAGGAGGCGCTCCAGCATGGCCAGGTCGTGTTCAGCTTCGATCCCGACCGCGAGGCCGAGAGCACGCTGAAGGAGTTCGGCCTCGCCTATCTTCACCTGGTCTGCCGGCCCGGCGGCGGATCGGCGATCCGCACCGTGATGGCGATCGCCGAGCGCATGCCGGATGTCGGCCGGCGTTACTATGCGCGCGTGCTGGACAAGAGCATCAACCGCCTCTCTTCTTATCTCAAGGCCCGTGTCGCATCGGGCGATCTCGCGATCGACGACTGCGATCTTGCAGCCTCGCAGTTCATGGAACTGTGCAAGGCCTCGCTGTTCCTGCCGTTCGTGTTTCAGGCGGAGCCCGCGCCGTCGGAACAGCGCATGAGCGCGGTGGTCGAGAGCGCAACGCGGATGTTCCTGGCGGCGTACAAGGCGAGATAG